Part of the Capsicum annuum cultivar UCD-10X-F1 chromosome 12, UCD10Xv1.1, whole genome shotgun sequence genome is shown below.
tctaaagggttcagagtgagcagaagcaagacagagtatgtggaatgcaagtttaatgacgtgaggcgggagaataaGGTAGTAgggaagctggaagcacaggaggtatgtaagagggataagttcaagtatcttgggtccgtgatccagagtaacgatgagattgacgaggatgtctcgcaccgtatatgggcgggatggatgaagtggaaactcgcgtcgggggtgctgtgtgataagaaggtgccgcccaagcttaaaggcaaattctacagggtggtagtccgtccggccttgctgtatggagcggagtgttggccagttaagaactcccacatccaaaaaatgaaggtggcagaaatgcggatgttgcgctggatgtgtggactgactagaggggatagagttcggaatgagactattcgggagaaggttggtgtgacttcagtggagtgcaagatgcgggaagcacgattgagaaggttcggacacgtgaagaggaggggcatggatgccccgatcCGTTgctgtgagaggctagcgttggatggttttaggcggggtaggggtaggccgaagaagtactggggtgaggtgattaggcgggacatggaacaattacagcttaccgaggacatgaccctagataggaaggtctggaagacgcgaattacggcagaggattagggctaGTTTGgatcgctagtgtagggaattacttggtggagGTTTTAtccctgttatgattccgtgttccgtgttccatgttttattacgaatctgtgtgcttgcCTCTGccttcctctgctttcctctgttttataatacttatgggtgccgtatttatgttatgtaatctgcttctgtgctttactatgtgtttgtgtggtatctcgtgccttgaaccgggggtctttcggaaacagcctttctacttcatcagaggtagaggaatggactgcgtacatcttacccccagaccccactaggtgggaatacactgggtttgttgttgttgttgttgttgtctgaTAATAAACTAATAGAATCCATAAATGTACTTTTCGGGGCATATCTAACTTCAGAGAAACGCAACAGCTAGCAGTGGTCAGGGAAGCGTGATCCAGAAAAAAGCGACAAGGCTCCGCACCATGCATTACGCGAAGCGTGAAGCAATGCGAGTGCATCAttgaagtgaagaagaagaagaagacgcaGTAGTGGTAGTCTCACAGTGAAGAAGAAGAGGTCGCAGCGGTGGACTTCAAAGTTAACCTTAGAATCAGCTAGTGTAgcaaacacaaagaaaaaaggaaacTTTTGCAGTTACAAACCTTAACGTGATTATACTTGTAAAAAATGGGGGAAGCAGGGCAAGCAAGGTGATAAatttggtcaacttcaatcaacaatGGTTCAGTAACAACTGCATAAGAAGAAAATCAACACAAGGGTATAAACAAGACGGTTCATGAAAAAATCAGAGTGACAACTGATCGGCAGTATGCTATTCAATAGAGCGTTGACAGCAATTTTGAGCGTCATTGTATTAGATTATTGGCCTCATCAGCCTGCTAATCTTCATTGTTGTTGTTCCAGCAACCAAACTCATAGTTGAAGTTACTCAAACATACATACTCCCAAAACAAGTTCggataaataaaatacaatgtATCTGCAGAAATAGACAAACCAAAAGCAGTGCTTTACCAATATGAATTAGCTAAAATCTTGGATGATCGATCCATTGCTTTAGATTATACTTTGATCCAGTGAAGTAATTATCTACAACAATCAACTGAGCACAATGCAAAAAGTTTATGTAAATGTACCATATTTTACCACTGATCTACGAGGACGAGATACAACATAAAATCAGGACCAAAACTCTGTACCTCATTCTTCTCGTTTTGCATTAGTTTGTCAACAAGGTGAGAGCCTATAAATCCAGCACCACCGATCACCAGAATCCTCACGTTAGCCTGTGGTTCAAGCAGTTCAAGAATGATAAAGAACTAACAATTATTAACtatatcagaaacagcctctttATCTTCACAAGGTAGGGATAAGGCTGCGTACACACCACCCTcacagaccccacttgtgggattcaTTACGtaagttgatattgatattgataactaTGTCAAATTATCAATCCCAAACTAGTTAGGGAATATCGACAAAgatcaagagaaaaaaaatgcCCCCCTAAACAGGAGATATAAAAACTCCTAGTGTGAGATTCTGAGTTTCCTAAGATTGATGGTCTCAAGCCTGGATAAAGGAGGGGGTTTGCAGTAGGTTGACAACTAGTATAAAACTAGTCAATTTAAGATGAATCTTCACAGTTGGACTGAAACAGAATTAAATGGAGCAGAGACATTGAAAATTGATACAACCGATCCCAACTTACTTGGGATTGAGACATAGCTATAattataaatatgatatgtaAAGCTAATTAAGATCCAATAAACCACATGCTACACTAACTAATTTGTGTGTGAATTATGCACATTTTGTTATTACTATTACTTTTAGGTAGCTACATTTTAAATGTGTGTTAGGTCTCTAACTTCAATTATTCTATGCggtagaagaggaagaaaatgagGATCTCTCGTCCTTTTACTATTTGAATAGATGAGACTGGCCTTTTCAGATCTCGTGTGTAATAATGAAAGATTTCTTACCTGTAAAAGAGACATAAAACTAAATAAGATTGTAACGGACTAAACTATTTCTCCTCAAATATTCTCTTGTTGCATTTTGTGACACTATAAATTATTAAGCCAGTAGTCATCAGGTAATGTCACTTCACTTCAGAAGTATACTAATCCTTCTACAGTGTTTGTTTCAGGGGGATACTATGtgtaatttttcaatataattaGATCAATGTATTTACATTTTTACTATGAAATTAGGTGTCCTCCATTGGTCTGTTAAGGAAACATGTCTACCGATGGTACCTCCCCATGTTTACTCTCCTATCTAAGAAAACTACCCAACAATTTTACGTCTTGATCAAGAATTGAGCTTTCCAGGATCCAGAGCTGTTGAGTCAAGAATTTATATCTTTCTTGATCAATTATCACAATGTAGAGATCAAACGATAACATGAACAATCACTGTAGTAGGAATGTCAAGTTACAATGTAGACAATAACTGATAGTTGGAAATATTCAGACGTGAATGGAAAGAAATTGTCAAATTACCATGTGGACAACAACTGATAgcaaataacaacaaaaacatatgCAAGGCTTAGGCCAACACTGCCTTCAAAGTTGTTGGTCTACATCAATATTCTTCACCGTCTTCCTCGTCATCAGCTCCTTCAGCACCAACTTCCTCGTAATCTTTTTCAAGGGCAGCTAAATCTTCACGGGCTTCAGAAAACTCTCCCTCTTCCATGCCTTCTCCGACATACCAATGGACGAATGCCCTCTTGGCATACATGAGATCAAATTTGTGGTCAATGCGTGAGAACACCTCAGCAACTGCAGTATTGTTACTGATCATGCAAACAGCTCGCTGCACCTTCGCGAGATCACCCCCAGGTACTACTGTTGGAGGCTGATAGTTTATTCCACATTTGAAGCCAGTTGGGCACCTGTTCAAATCTCAAAACTCTACATTAGAAAGGTTTATGCACTTTGTTCAGATAAACAAGTTCACGCTTGCAATTGGTGCAAAATCCTTACCAGTCAACAAACTGAACCGTCCTCTTCGTTTTAATAGCAGCGACAGCAGCATTTACATCCTTGGGAACAACATCCCCACGGTACATTAGGCAACAAGCCATATATTTTCCATGCCTCGGGTCACATTTAGCCATCATGCTCGATGGTTCAAAAACTGCATTAGTTATCTCAGGTACAGATAATTGCTCGTGGTATGCCTTTTCAGCTGAGATGACAGGTGCATATGATGAAAGCATAAAATGGATGCGCGGATATGGCACCAGGTTTGTCTGGAATTCAGTAATGTCCACATTGATGGCTCCATCAAAGCGCAAGGAAGTGGTCAAAGATGATATGATTTGAGAGATGAGTCGGTTCAAATTAGTATACGTAGGCCTCTCAATGTCTAGGGATCTCCTACAGATATCATAAATGGCTTCGTTGTCCAACATCACAACCACATCAGTGTGTTCTAGAAGTGAATGAGTTGAAAGAACACTGTTATAAGGCTCTACAACAGCAGTGGATACCTGAAATTAATCATCAATCAGATGGCGATACAAATAATCTTGCTGTCACAAATAAGATATACTACATGATTGCGCATCGCATTCACCTGGGGAGAAGGATAGATAGTAAACCCAAGCTTGGATTTTTTACCATAATCAACAGAAAGGCGCTCGAGCAACAATGAGCCCAATCCAGAACCagtaccaccaccaacagcattAAAAACCAAGAATCCTTGCAAACCAGTGCAGTTATCAGCCAATTTCCTAACGCGATCAAGGCAGAGATCAACAATCTCCTTGCCAACAGTGTAATGTCCTCTGGCAAAATTATTAGCAGCATCTTCCTTCCCAGAAATGAGCTGTTCAGGATGAAAAAGCTGGCGATAAGCGCCAGTTCTAACCTCATCAATAACAGTGGGTTCAAGATCAACAAATATAGCTCTTGGTACATGCTTTCCAGAACCTGTTTCGCTAAAGAAGGTGTTGAAAGCATCATGTGACGCACCTACTGACGTGTCACTGCagacaaaacaaaacaaaacaaagaataaaCACGAATGTGATTTGGAATAATTGCCTCCTATATAATGCAAATTAAATGTGAATTGATATACCTAGGCATCATGCCATCAGGTTGGATGTCATGTTCAAGGCAATAAAGCTCCCAACATGAATTTCCCACCTGAATACCAGCTTGACCTATGTGTATGCTTATTATTTCTCTCATATTTCCTTCTTCTTCGCAATCAAATATGTTATCTCGATTGATTAacgagaagaagaagaacaacaacaacagcaaggTAGACTCTTCTCTATTATTATGCCTTTTTGGGAATTAATAAAGTGTTTGGAATCCGTAACAACTATCAAGGCCCCGCCATTTCGTGCCAGCCTTTTCCTCCACCCCATATTCCTATTTTATCCCtccacttttcttttttttccatttattaGTAATTAAATATCGCTACTTTCCGCGTGTATCTCATTTGGCCATAAATACCGtagtaaataaaaaaagataattatgcACTTTGTGCCAAATTGCTCGTAGCTATAATTGATTATTCATAACTTTTCATCAATACTTTATGTTTATTGTGTACTGAATAACCTAATGGGCTATTATagactatattttattttctactagtTTATTCTggctaaaattatattttgtcaATTTGACATTTAAAATTATACtataatctttttctttatttgtaattTCTTTCGCGATGTGGAgttttcttatttaaaaaattgtatTCTCAAGAATTTTGATCaatctaaaaattaatttaataaagtgAGGAATTTAACAAATAATAAGATTAGCTTTTTTCTATATAACTAATTcaaagtttttattattttttcacatcatcatagaaaataatttataagtataattataaaaaaaatatttattttattttgattgctTAATTGTGTATAAAAACTACAATTATTAActaaatagttataacaagattattattttattttgattggttAATAGTGTAGAAAAACTGATTATGAactaaaattttgttattttctccttttcttttaccCTATGTCattccaacaacaacatacttaaCAAACTTTTACGAGTGAGATCTGCAGAAGGTGTAGTATTCATCCAAATCATTTGTCCTCatcaaaaaattcttttaaaacaaaaatgatattattttacaaattgttataacaataatttcatgtagcGTCGCGTTAAAAAATTAATGCTACATATTGTCAGTATGTATAATGAATAAGTGTAAGAACTATTACATATTTTACTATGACATCGTGCATAGCGGAAACTTTAGTGCCCTAGACTGTCTTTTTTTTACATGATGGACTATGATAATGAATACAATAAGACAACGTGAATCAAATTAAAACCAATATAAGATGAAAAATTGAA
Proteins encoded:
- the LOC107848761 gene encoding UDP-glucuronic acid decarboxylase 5-like codes for the protein MNPTSGANVRILVIGGAGFIGSHLVDKLMQNEKNELIVVDNYFTGSKYIVFYLSELVLGVFVTEPLLIEVDQIYHLACPASPIFYKYNHVKVNFEVHRCDLFFFTVRLPLLRLLLLLHFNDALALLHASPSYFWKACSMQEFRMLSVVCKFSVVKSCYDEGKSVAETLMFDYHRQHGIGMTILKPVWLVAVFAEAASTGQWPS
- the LOC107850166 gene encoding tubulin alpha-3 chain, producing the protein MREIISIHIGQAGIQVGNSCWELYCLEHDIQPDGMMPSDTSVGASHDAFNTFFSETGSGKHVPRAIFVDLEPTVIDEVRTGAYRQLFHPEQLISGKEDAANNFARGHYTVGKEIVDLCLDRVRKLADNCTGLQGFLVFNAVGGGTGSGLGSLLLERLSVDYGKKSKLGFTIYPSPQVSTAVVEPYNSVLSTHSLLEHTDVVVMLDNEAIYDICRRSLDIERPTYTNLNRLISQIISSLTTSLRFDGAINVDITEFQTNLVPYPRIHFMLSSYAPVISAEKAYHEQLSVPEITNAVFEPSSMMAKCDPRHGKYMACCLMYRGDVVPKDVNAAVAAIKTKRTVQFVDWCPTGFKCGINYQPPTVVPGGDLAKVQRAVCMISNNTAVAEVFSRIDHKFDLMYAKRAFVHWYVGEGMEEGEFSEAREDLAALEKDYEEVGAEGADDEEDGEEY